The Methanothermobacter sp. genomic sequence CTTGGTAAGGGCGGATTCCTGGTAATAAAGAAACCCTGGCCTGCAATGTTCAGGACACTATTCAACGACGAGGAGAGGTACATCAACGTATACTGGAAACAGATCCCCGGTGGAGTCTACACTGCAGGTGACATGGCAAGGAAGGACGAGGACGGCTACTTCTGGATACAGGGTAGATCAGATGACGTCCTCAACATAGCCGGACACAGGATCGGTACAGCGGAGGTTGAATCAGTATTTGTGGCCCACCCTGCAGTTGCCGAGGCAGCGGTCATCGGTAAGGCTGACCCCATCAAGGGGGAGGTCATAAAGGCATTTCTCATACTGAAGAAGGGCCATAAGTTAAATGCACCCCTCATCGAGGAACTCAAAAGGCACCTACGCCATGAGCTTGGACCCGTGGCTGTTATCGGGGAAATGGTACAGGTTGATAAGCTCCCGAAAACAAGGTCAGGGAAAATAATGAGGAGGATACTGAGGGCCAGGGAGGAAGGAAAGGACCTCGGTGATACCTCAACCCTTGAAGAATAGAAGGAGGCAGAAAAAATGACTGAAAAAGAAGTGGTTATATCAGATAAAACCGCCAATCCGGCTCCCCTTGGACTTCTGGGCTTCGGTATAACCACTGTACTCCTTAACCTGCACAACGCAGGGCTTTTCCCCATAAACAGCATGATACTTGCAATGGGGTTCGCCTACGGAGGTATAGCTCAGATACTGGCAAGTGTGATGGAATACAGGAAGGGCAACACCTTTGGTACGGTTGCATTCGGCTCATATGGACTCTTCTGGTGGTCACTGGTACTCCTCCTTGTGATTCCCAAACTGAAGTTCATTGAAACAGCCGGCAGTGCAGCGGCAGCAGCAGACCCGGTTGCAATGGCATCATACCTCTTCATGTGGGGCCTGTTTACACTGGTGATGTTCATCGCAACCCTCAAACTCAAGAGGGGCATACAGGTGATATTC encodes the following:
- a CDS encoding acetate uptake transporter; translation: MTEKEVVISDKTANPAPLGLLGFGITTVLLNLHNAGLFPINSMILAMGFAYGGIAQILASVMEYRKGNTFGTVAFGSYGLFWWSLVLLLVIPKLKFIETAGSAAAAADPVAMASYLFMWGLFTLVMFIATLKLKRGIQVIFISLSVLFFLLTAGEITGSALITTIAGYEGIFTGAAAMYVGLAEVINETYGRDVLPT